The window TACTGATAAAGACTGGATTGTTCAGGATTTCCTGATCGAATCTGAGATTAATACAATTAAAAGAACCATTTCAGGAAAAAGAAATCAGAACCAATGGGAAATCAATGGGGTTGTAAATTCTAAATTCAATAATTTCAAATTCATAGATATTTCTCTGACTCCATTTACCAATACACTACCAATCAACCACTTAAAAATTCCAGAGAATAATTCTCAGAAAATTGACGTTTTATATATTGATATTTTAAAACATCAAACAAGACCAGTCCAACAGCAATACACGCGAACAGCTG of the Chryseobacterium aureum genome contains:
- a CDS encoding putative glycolipid-binding domain-containing protein, with the translated sequence MKTLIWQGIYYQSLEYFNLQSDHHNYTVESKIIGCLEDKIYSIEYKINTDKDWIVQDFLIESEINTIKRTISGKRNQNQWEINGVVNSKFNNFKFIDISLTPFTNTLPINHLKIPENNSQKIDVLYIDILKHQTRPVQQQYTRTAVNKYLYENIENDFKAEISVDESGLVSSYPELFEKIAEN